The genomic DNA GGGTGTCGCGGATGATCATGGGCGGCTTCGCTTTCATGGGTGAGACGCCGTTTCATACGGTCTACCTGCACGGCACAGTGCGCGACATGCAGCACGTGAAGATGTCCAAATCGCTTGGCAACGGCATCGATCCTCTCGACGTTGTTTCGCTATACGGCGCCGATGCCCTCCGCTATACGGTCATCGCCGGACTTGGCATGGGGGCGGAGCTCATGCTCGACCCCAACGACCTGGAGAAGTCATTCGCACCAGGCCGCAACTTCGTCACGAAGCTGTGGAACATCGGTCGATTCCTGCTGTCGAACGCCGGCGACGAACCGGTGAAGAAAATTTCCGATCTCGATCCGTCGAGACTGACCCGCTCGGACCGGTGGATTCTGCACAGGCTGAACGAGGCGATCGGTGAGTGCGATGCCGCACTCGGCCCTGCGCGCCCGCGCGACGGTGTGTGGAGGCCGGATGAAATGCGCGCGGGAGTCAGGCTCAGCGAATTCGTCGAGTCGGCGCGGCAGTTTGTCTGGAACGAGCTCGCGGACTGGTACGTCGAAGCAGTGAAGCCGCGTCTCGCCGGCTCGGGCGAAGACCGTGAGGTCGCCCGAGCGGTGCTTGCAGAGGTCTTTGGCGCTTCGCTTCGGCTGCTCCACCCGGTTGTGCCGTTCATCACGGAGGCACTCTGGAGCCGGATGCCATCGAGCACAGACAGCGACAGCGGGATGATTGTTACGGCGAGCTGGCCGACGGCGAATTCTGCCTACGCCGCGGAGTCCGACTTCGAGGTGGTGCGCGAGGCCATCATGGCGGTGCGACAACTTCGCGCGGAATACTCGATTCCGCCCGGCCAGACGATTAAGGCCGAGCTCCTTCCGCCCGCATACGGCGCGGCGGCATCTGCTGCAGAGGGTTCTCGAATTCTTCTCGAAGAAGCGCAGCTGATTCAGCAGCTCGCCCGCTGCGAGATCGTCGAGTATCCGCCGGGCAACATGTCCGACATGGGAACTCACGCTGGCGGTAAAGGATCAGTGATCCTGCTTGCCGGCGGATCGAGATTGTTCGTGCCACTCGGCGGCGTAATCGATATCGACAGGGAATGCGCAAAGGCGAGAGCGGAGCTCGACAAGCTTGCAAAGCAGCTCGACTCTCTGGCGGCCCGATTGCAGAATCCGGGCTTTACCGATAAGGCGCCACCGGAGGTCGTCAGATCCGAACGTCAGAAGCAGCACGACTGGGGCCGGCGGCGAGAGCAGCTTGCAGAGAAGGTGAGGGCTCTTTGCGGGAGCTGACCGCCCATCGACCGTTTCGTCTCGTCGCCGTTGCGTCAACACTTATCGCCATTCTCGCGGTTTGTGCGTCGCCAGGCATTCCGCCCGGAGGTCCAGTCGACACGGCCGCGCCGCAGCTGGTTGACATTGCACCCGACAGCGGAGCAACAGCGACAACTCCGAAGGCCGCAATCTTCCGCTTCGATGAAGTCGTGAGCGAGCGCCCCACCGGCGCGGCCTCGCTGAGTGCGTTGTTTCTGATCTCGCCACGCGAGGGAACGCCCGATGTGGACTGGCACCGCGAGGCGGTTTCGGTGCGCCCGAGTCGCGGATGGCGGCGCAACACGGCGTACACCATCACGATGCTTCCCGGCATGAGCGACCTGCGGGGCAACGTGCGCAACGCTGGCGCAGTCCTGGTTTTCTCGACTGGGGCGGACATCCCGCAGTCGAGAATTGCGGGCACCGTCTTCAACTGGCTCACCGGTCACGCTGTTGCTCGTGCATTCGTGGAGGTCCGGCCGGTTGCGGACACCACGATTGCGTACGTCGCCGCGACCGACACGACAGGCAGGTTTCTCGTTTCAAACGTTGCGCCAGGCAGGTACTCGGTGCGGGCATTCATAGATGACAACAGCAACAGGGGTCTCGATCCCCGAGAGGCGTGGGATTCTGTCACGGTCGCACTCACCGACACGGCTCGGGTCGAGATGTTTGCATTTCCTCACGACTCGGTTGGTGCACGGCTGGCGAATGTTGGCCTGAGAGACTCCGTTACACTGGAGCTGCTGTTCGATCACGCAATCGACGTCAACCAGCAATTCAATCAGTCGTCGATCAGCATCAGAAGGGCTGATTCCGTGGACATTCCGGTGATCAGCGTTACAAAACCGGAGCTTCCCGCCGACGCAACCGCCGGCACCGCACGGCGACCCTCGCGCGCCATTCCCTCCACCAGCCTGGTGGTGCGCATCGGGACACCGATCAAAACGCGAACTACGCTGCGCATTCGCACGATCGGTGTGCGCGGATTGGAGGGCATTCCATTCACGACGGACAGAGTCGTGATCGTCGAGCCGCCACCGCCACCCCCGGCAGCCCAGCCTCCAGGCGCTGCTCCGGGGGCGCGCCCTGTCACTCCCCCTCCCCCTCCCCCTCCACCGCCGCCGCCCCCGCCGCCCCCGCCGCCCCCGCCGCCGATCAGACGATGAGCGATCCTCGTAGAAGTCTGCCGAGCGTCAGCGTGCTGCTCGAGACCGAGGAGGTGCGTTCGCTCATCGAGCGGCATCCGCGAGCGCTGGTCGTAAACGCGATTCGTGACACGCTCGACGAGCTGCGGGCAGGCGCTGCAGGCGAGGGCGGCCCCGGACTTCTCGAAACGATCGCCGAGCGAGTCGAGAGGGCAGCCCTCCCCTCCCTGACTCCTGTATTCAACCTCACGGGGATCGTGCTCCACACGAATCTGGGACGGGCTCCGCTCGCTAATGTTGCACTCGATGCGGTCCTCGCACTCGCGGGAGGCTACAGCAACCTCGAGTACGACCTCGATACCGGCCGGCGCGGCAGTCGCTACTCACACTGCGTGTCGCTCCTTTGCGGGCTCACCGGGGCTGAGGATGCAATCGTCGTGAACAATTGCGCGGCGGCACTGGTCCTCACGCTGAGCGCGCTTGCTCGCGGACGCGAGGTAATCGTCTCACGCGGGGAGCTGGTAGAGATCGGCGGCAGCTTCCGCGTTCCGGATATCATGGGCCGCAGCGGCGCCACTCTGGTGGAAGTCGGCACGACGAACCGGACGCACCTCGATGACTACGTCCGCGCAATTACCCCGCGTACGGGTGCAATCGCGAAAATCCATCGCAGCAACTTTACGATCGAGGGCTTCGTGGCGGACGTCGGCGTGAGCGACCTCGTACCCGTGGCAGGCGAGCACGACATTCCCATCATTCATGACCTGGGCAGCGGCCTGATCATTCCGCTCGATGAATTCGGACTCTCGGGTGAGCCTACGGCACACGCCGCGCTGACGGCGGGCGCCACCGTCGTCACGATGAGCGGTGACAAGCTGCTCGGCGGGCCGCAGGCAGGAATTATCGTCGGGAAGGCGCACGCGATTGCGCGACTGAAAAAGGACCCGTTCGCAAGGGCGTTGCGCGTCGACAAGATGACAATTGCCGCACTTGGCGCGACGCTTCAGCTGTACCGCGATCCCGAGCGTGCTCTCGCCGCGATCCCGACGCTGGCGATGATCACCGCGCCGGTAGCGGAAGTGCGCGAGCGAGCCTCGACGCTCGCTCGCGCGCTGCGGGACTCGAACATTGACGCCGAAGTCGTGCCGAGCCGCGCGAGTGTCGGCGCGGGCGCTTTTCCGACCCGCGAGATTCCTTCCGCGGCCGTGACTATCAACGGCGATGCCACCGCGCTGGAGCAGAAGCTTCGGTCCGGCAGTCCTCCGGTAATCGGAAGAATTGCCGACGACCGGCTAATTCTGGACATGCGCAGCGTTCCGGCGGCACACGACTCGCGGCTCACGTCCGCAATCCTTCGCGCGCTGGCGTGAACGCTCTTCCCAGCGCCGTTTTTCTGGACCGCGATGGGACCATCATCAAGGACGTGAGCTACCTGTCGCGACCCGAGCAGGTGGAGCTGCTCGACGGAGCAGCGGAGGCGATCGCTCGAATCAATGCAGCCCTCGTCCCGGCTGTGATCGTGACGAATCAATCAGGCATCGGTCGCGGATATTTCTCGCTCGCCGATTATGAGCGAACCGAACAGCGGCTCAACTTGCTTCTGGCCGAGCGAGGCGCGCGCATCGACGCAACTTACTATTGCCCTCATGCTCCCGAAGAGGGTTGCCGGTGCAGGAAGCCCGGCACACTTCTCTTCGAAAGAGCTGCCGAGGACCTGGGTATCGACTTACGGAATGCACTTTTCATCGGGGATCGCTTTCGCGACATCGAGCCGGCAATGAGCTTCGGGGCAAAGGGCGTTCTCGTCCCCATACCCACAACGCCGGGCGACGAGATCGCGCGCGCTCACGAATCGGCCCGTGTTGCGGAGTCTCTCTCGCTTCCACTCGACTGGTATCTGTGCACGAATTAACGGACATCGCCACGAATCGCTGTCAAGACCGTAAATCATGAGTCACGGCTCTTCCTGAGAGCTTGATCGCGCGGTAAAATCGCGCATGGCCGCACGCATCGCCGTCCTCGCGTCGGGCGGGGGAACGAACCTCCAGGCAATTCTCGACCACTTCGCGAGTATCCCCAATCCGGCGGGCACCATCGTGCTCGTCGCTTCCAACCGGGAAAAATCCCGGGCGCTCGAGCGCGCTCGCGCGGCGGGAATTCCATTCGAGGTATTTGACGCAACCGACGATGGCGCCGCACTCCTCGCGCTGCTCCATGAAGCGGCCGCGGATCTCATCGTGCTCGCCGGCTATCTCAAGCACATTCCGGAGGATGTGATCCGCCGCTATCACGGACGGATCATCAACATCCATCCGGGACTTCTCCCCGATTTTGGCGGGCCTGGCATGTACGGGTCCCGAGTGCACGCCGCCGTCCTCGCGTCGGGCGCGACGAGCACGGGACTCACAATCCATTTCGTCGACGACGAATACGATCACGGTCCTGTCATCGCACAATGGCGTGTGCGGGTGAAGATCGACGACACGGCTGAATCGCTCGCCGAGCGCGTTCTTTCGGCGGAGCACATCGTGTATCCACGCGTCGTGGACATGGTAGCTGCGCTGAGCAACGCTGGACTCGCGGCGAATTTCTGAGATGCCACTCGCACTCCTCTCGGTATCCGACAAGACCGGCCTCGTAGAATTTGCTCAGGGGCTCGCTCGCCTCGGCTGGTCACTCGCATCCACCGGCGGTACGGCGAAGGCACTGCGCAACGCAGGCCTGACGGTGCGTGAGGTCAGCGAGCTCACTGGCTTTCCTGAAATGCTCGAGGGCCGCGTCAAGACACTTCATCCCGCCGTTCATGGGGGACTGCTTGCGCGGCGCGACCTGGCCGAGCACATGAGTGCGCTCACCGATAAGGGGATCGAGCCGATCTCGCTTCTGGCTGTGAACCTGTATCCTTTCCAGGCAGTCTCTTCGCGTGAGGGTGTAGCCGCGGAAGAGGTCATCGAGAACATCGACATCGGGGGGCCGTCGATGCTGCGCTCGGCCGCAAAGAACTTCGCGGCCGTGACGGTGGTGGTCGATCCAGCGGACTACACGCGAGTGCTCGCCGGACTCGAGGCGAACGACGACGACCTGGATCTGCGCCGTCTCCTCGCGGAGAAAGTGTTCGCTCACACAGCGGCGTACGACGCAGCCATCGCGAAGTGGTTTGCCTGCGAGCGCCTGGACGATTTTCCCGACCGCCTCACGCTCTCCCTCGCGCGGCGACAGACGCTTCGTTACGGCGAGAATCCCGGGCAGCGCGCCGCCTTCTATACGGAGCGGCCGGGCAACGGTCTGGCGGGTCTGACGCAGAAGGGCGGAAAAGAGCTCTCGTTCAACAACCTGCTCGACCTCGAGGGCGCACTGCTGGCAACTGATCCGTTCGAGGACGAGATCTGCTGCGCAATCATAAAGCATACAACGCCGTGCGGCCTCGCCACCGGAGAGTCGGCGCTCGACGCGTACCGGAAAGCGCTTGCGTGCGACCCCGCTTCGGCATTTGGATCGGTCATCTCGTTCACGGTTCCAGTCGATGCCGAAACTGCGGAGGCGATATCGAGTCTCTTCGTCGAGTGCCTCGTGGCACCGTCATTCAGCGCGGAAGCTCTCGAGATCCTCGGTCGGAAACAGAATCTCCGCGTTCTCGAGGGCCGGGCCGAGTGGGGGAAGCACGCGCTCGACTACAAGCGCGTCCGAGGGGGAATGCTCCTTCAGGAGCGGGCAGTTCCGCCTGCCGAGCTCTCGGCATGGACGGTCGTCACGAGAAGGCAGCCGACGGACGAGGAGCGAAAAAACCTGATGTTCGCGTGGCGCGCGGTGGGAAGCGTGAAGTCGAACGCAATTCTCCTTGCCCGTGACGGCGCGACGATTGGAATCGGAGCCGGACAGATGTCACGCGTCGACGCAGCGTTTCTCTCGGTGCACAAGGCAGGACTCGCCGGGCATGACACTCGCGGCGCAGTGCTTGGCTCCGATGCGTTCTTCCCGTTCCGTGACGGCGTCGATCAGGCAGCGGACGCGGGAATAACGGCGATCGTCCAGCCGGGCGGCTCGGTTCGCGACGCAGACGTAATTGCCGCGGCCGACGAGCACGACATCGCCATGGTTTTCACCGGCCAGAGGCAGTTCCGACACTAGGTCGCACGCGGCGAACGTGAAGCGCGCGGCGGTCGCGGTCGTAGGCGGTGGAGTGATTGGCGCAAGCATCGCGTACCATCTGGCAAAACGGGGCGTCCGGGATATCCTCGTGCTCGACCGTGGACGCGAGCCCGGCGAGGGCAGTACCGGCAAGGCGACCGGCGGGTTTCGCGCGCAATTCGCGACCGGCGTCAACGTGCGACTGTCATTGCTCGCGCGCGAAAAACTGCGCCAGTTCGCTGACGAGATCGGAGCCGATCCTGGGTACGTGCAGGCGGGTTATCTGTGGATAGCGAGCACGCCCACGGCCATGGACGCGCTGCGGGCGGCAGTGGCCATCCAGCATTCCGCCGGCCTCACTGAAGCCGCCGAGATAGACGCCGAAGAGATCGGAACAATCAATCCCGCGGTTGACTTGAATGCCGTCATCGGGGGCGCCTGGTGCCCAACCGACGGCTTCATCTCGCCAATGCAGATGCTCAATGGTTACATCGATGCGGCGACGCGCCTTGGGGTGAAGTTCGAATGGGACGTGGAAGTGAGCGAGATACTGATTGAAACGAAGCGCAACACTCGCCATTTGAAGACGTCTCGAGGTCCCGTGTCAGTCGATGCCGTGGTCAACGCGGCGGGGGCGTGGGCAGGTATGCTTCCATGCGGTGACCGCGGTGAGCTTGCCGTGAAGCCACTCAAACGTCAGGTCGCTCTGAGCGAGGCAACCGATCTACTTCCTTCGTCGATGCCGATGACGATCTTCGTCGAGAGCGGCTTTCACCTCCGGGTACGGAATGGGAGAGTGATGCTGGTCAGTCCTACTCCCGAGGCGAGCGATAATTCACTCGAAAGCGGCGTGGATGACGATTGGCTCGACTCGGTCCTCGTGGAGGCGGTCGGGCGCGTCCCTGCCCTCGCAGATCTCCGTCTCGATCGACACGCGTGCTACGCGGGGTACTACGAGATGTCGCCGGACAGGCACGCGATTCTAGGTCCCGCACCGTGGTGCGACAATCTTTTCCTCGCGAACGGATCCTCGGGGCACGGCGTGATGCACGCTCCGGCGATCGGGCAGCTGCTCGCGGAGTTCATCTGCGACGGCGTTGCGTCGTCACTCGACGTGAGCGCGCTCCGGCCCACGCGTTTTTCGGAGAGGGCGCCGAACGTGTCTACGGAGCTCCTCTGAGATGCGCACGGAAGATTTCTGGTGTAGTTTCGCACCATGAAAAAGCCTATTCTTGACACCGATATGACACGGCGCGGATTCGTCGGTGCCGTGGGAGGCCTGCTCGCATCGTCCACACTGCCCGCGGAATCAGCTGCAAACACTGCGGCGGGAAAAAAGCTCAGCAGGATCGGGCTGCAGCTCTACACGGTTCGCGACGAGATGCAGAAGAACTTCGCCCGGACGCTGGCCCGAGTGGCTCGAATTGGCTACAAGGAAGTGGAATTCGCCGGCTACTTCGGAAACTCGCCAAGAACCGTGCGCAACCTGCTCCGCCAGTACGGCCTGACGTCGCCCGCGTCGCACGTGGGCTTCCCTGTTCTCGGCAAGGAATGGGACAAGACGATCGAGGATGCGCTGGTAATTGGAAACCGGTACGTCATCTGCCCGTGGATCGATGAAAAGCAGCGGACGCTCGACGGGTACAAGCAGGTTGCGGAGCT from Gemmatimonadaceae bacterium includes the following:
- a CDS encoding Ig-like domain-containing protein yields the protein MRELTAHRPFRLVAVASTLIAILAVCASPGIPPGGPVDTAAPQLVDIAPDSGATATTPKAAIFRFDEVVSERPTGAASLSALFLISPREGTPDVDWHREAVSVRPSRGWRRNTAYTITMLPGMSDLRGNVRNAGAVLVFSTGADIPQSRIAGTVFNWLTGHAVARAFVEVRPVADTTIAYVAATDTTGRFLVSNVAPGRYSVRAFIDDNSNRGLDPREAWDSVTVALTDTARVEMFAFPHDSVGARLANVGLRDSVTLELLFDHAIDVNQQFNQSSISIRRADSVDIPVISVTKPELPADATAGTARRPSRAIPSTSLVVRIGTPIKTRTTLRIRTIGVRGLEGIPFTTDRVVIVEPPPPPPAAQPPGAAPGARPVTPPPPPPPPPPPPPPPPPPPPIRR
- the selA gene encoding L-seryl-tRNA(Sec) selenium transferase codes for the protein MSDPRRSLPSVSVLLETEEVRSLIERHPRALVVNAIRDTLDELRAGAAGEGGPGLLETIAERVERAALPSLTPVFNLTGIVLHTNLGRAPLANVALDAVLALAGGYSNLEYDLDTGRRGSRYSHCVSLLCGLTGAEDAIVVNNCAAALVLTLSALARGREVIVSRGELVEIGGSFRVPDIMGRSGATLVEVGTTNRTHLDDYVRAITPRTGAIAKIHRSNFTIEGFVADVGVSDLVPVAGEHDIPIIHDLGSGLIIPLDEFGLSGEPTAHAALTAGATVVTMSGDKLLGGPQAGIIVGKAHAIARLKKDPFARALRVDKMTIAALGATLQLYRDPERALAAIPTLAMITAPVAEVRERASTLARALRDSNIDAEVVPSRASVGAGAFPTREIPSAAVTINGDATALEQKLRSGSPPVIGRIADDRLILDMRSVPAAHDSRLTSAILRALA
- a CDS encoding HAD family hydrolase, translated to MNALPSAVFLDRDGTIIKDVSYLSRPEQVELLDGAAEAIARINAALVPAVIVTNQSGIGRGYFSLADYERTEQRLNLLLAERGARIDATYYCPHAPEEGCRCRKPGTLLFERAAEDLGIDLRNALFIGDRFRDIEPAMSFGAKGVLVPIPTTPGDEIARAHESARVAESLSLPLDWYLCTN
- the purN gene encoding phosphoribosylglycinamide formyltransferase, producing the protein MAARIAVLASGGGTNLQAILDHFASIPNPAGTIVLVASNREKSRALERARAAGIPFEVFDATDDGAALLALLHEAAADLIVLAGYLKHIPEDVIRRYHGRIINIHPGLLPDFGGPGMYGSRVHAAVLASGATSTGLTIHFVDDEYDHGPVIAQWRVRVKIDDTAESLAERVLSAEHIVYPRVVDMVAALSNAGLAANF
- the purH gene encoding bifunctional phosphoribosylaminoimidazolecarboxamide formyltransferase/IMP cyclohydrolase, whose amino-acid sequence is MPLALLSVSDKTGLVEFAQGLARLGWSLASTGGTAKALRNAGLTVREVSELTGFPEMLEGRVKTLHPAVHGGLLARRDLAEHMSALTDKGIEPISLLAVNLYPFQAVSSREGVAAEEVIENIDIGGPSMLRSAAKNFAAVTVVVDPADYTRVLAGLEANDDDLDLRRLLAEKVFAHTAAYDAAIAKWFACERLDDFPDRLTLSLARRQTLRYGENPGQRAAFYTERPGNGLAGLTQKGGKELSFNNLLDLEGALLATDPFEDEICCAIIKHTTPCGLATGESALDAYRKALACDPASAFGSVISFTVPVDAETAEAISSLFVECLVAPSFSAEALEILGRKQNLRVLEGRAEWGKHALDYKRVRGGMLLQERAVPPAELSAWTVVTRRQPTDEERKNLMFAWRAVGSVKSNAILLARDGATIGIGAGQMSRVDAAFLSVHKAGLAGHDTRGAVLGSDAFFPFRDGVDQAADAGITAIVQPGGSVRDADVIAAADEHDIAMVFTGQRQFRH
- a CDS encoding FAD-dependent oxidoreductase yields the protein MKRAAVAVVGGGVIGASIAYHLAKRGVRDILVLDRGREPGEGSTGKATGGFRAQFATGVNVRLSLLAREKLRQFADEIGADPGYVQAGYLWIASTPTAMDALRAAVAIQHSAGLTEAAEIDAEEIGTINPAVDLNAVIGGAWCPTDGFISPMQMLNGYIDAATRLGVKFEWDVEVSEILIETKRNTRHLKTSRGPVSVDAVVNAAGAWAGMLPCGDRGELAVKPLKRQVALSEATDLLPSSMPMTIFVESGFHLRVRNGRVMLVSPTPEASDNSLESGVDDDWLDSVLVEAVGRVPALADLRLDRHACYAGYYEMSPDRHAILGPAPWCDNLFLANGSSGHGVMHAPAIGQLLAEFICDGVASSLDVSALRPTRFSERAPNVSTELL
- a CDS encoding sugar phosphate isomerase/epimerase, whose translation is MKKPILDTDMTRRGFVGAVGGLLASSTLPAESAANTAAGKKLSRIGLQLYTVRDEMQKNFARTLARVARIGYKEVEFAGYFGNSPRTVRNLLRQYGLTSPASHVGFPVLGKEWDKTIEDALVIGNRYVICPWIDEKQRTLDGYKQVAELFNKAGERAKSAGLQFGYHNHDFEFKKLQGRLAYDLLLEETDPKLVVMELDVFWITNGGHDALAYFTRYPGRFPLLHIKDRDAAGKMVDVGKGAIPWRAVLARRGIAGTKHIFVEHDQPGDAFAFISNSYRYLRTLDA